CGGAAAATGCTCTTGGTATTCATATCGTTAATGGAAATACTCGAACTGGCGCTGTCCACCTCGTTCGACCACAGCAAGCTGCACCAGAAATTCAGCGCGCACCCTCAGGTTTTGGACACTTACCAAAATCTTGCTTACAACTTGGCATCGACATTAAAAAGGATATCGAAAAGCATTTTTAACCGCAAAAAGTATCTGCCAAAGCACCAACTGCTCCGGGATGTGGAAGCGCTCGAACAAGCCATTACTGATTATGAAGCCCTGCTTGGCAAAGAAGCTGCCTCCGAAGGGGTGTGGATGCTGTCGAACATGCTGCATTATGCCGAAAAGCAGTTAGAGCGCATCAAGATCATTGAGCGTGCCTTTACCAATAAAATTGACTTCAAAGACCTGAAAGGGCGCGATAAAGACCTTGAAAAATTCCTTGCGCCGGAGTATTATCCATGGCATACACTGCGCGAGAACCTTAGCTTTTCGTCAACCATATTCAGGCATTCGCTGCGGCTCACGCTTACGGTTGCCATTGGGTTTATCATCGGAATCATCTTTGAACTGGAAAACGTGTACTGGATACTGCTCACTATTGTGGTTATCATGCGCCCCGGCTACGGGCTTACCAAGCAGCGTTCTTTCCAAAGGATTATTGGCACGGTAACAGGCGGCGTGATTGCCTTCGCCTTCCTGAGCGTTGTGCACCATAATATCATTATAGGTACATTGGCTATTGTATGCATGATATTGGGCTTTGCGTTCACAGCCATCAATTACCGCATAGGTGCAACATTCGTGACCATTTATGTAGTGTTTGTCTATGCCTTGCTGAACCCGAATTTTGCCGACGTTATCCAGTACCGCATTGTAGATACTGCTGTGGGTGCGCTGCTCGCTTTTATGGCGAATTATTTCCTGTGGCCCACGTGGGAATTTATCAACCTGCCGGGATTCATCAAAAAATCCATAGAAGCCAACCGGAACTACCTTGAAGAAATATCGGTGTATTACAATCATAAAGGCAATGTAACGACTTCCTACCGCCTTGCCCGTAAGAGTGCTTTTATCGAGTTGGGTAACCTGATGTCGTCCTACCAGCGTATGGCACAGGAACCTAAGTCGAAACAAAAACAGCAGCAGCAGGTGTACAAGTTGGCAGTGCTCAACCATACATTGCTATCGTCGCTGGCTTCACTGGGCACGTACATCCAGTCACACAAGACCTATAAGGCGTCTGAAGCATTCAATGTAGTCGTGAATACGGTCATCCGAAACCTTGACCATGCCATTGCCCTGCTTGCCATGGAAACACAGGCGGGCGAAGCACAGCAATCGCAAAACGAAGAGCTTGCCATGCGCTTTACAGAACTCAAAAACATCCGGGCGCGTGAACTTCGTGAAGAACATTTAACCGAAGAAGAGGAATTCAGGTTAAAAATGGAAGAGGCACACTTGGTTATAGAGCAATTGGTTTGGTTGAACAGCTTATCTGAAAAGATAGTGAAAGCGGCCAGGCAATTGGAGTTGGTGAAGTAGGTTTTTGTTGGAAGCAGGGATGTCCGAAGTCCGATGCGTTTTGGCAACATGCGTCCGTGTCATTTCGACCGTAGCGCAGCGGAGTGGAGAAATCTTTAATTATTTATTCTTTTGAAACGAATGTTCGTGTCATTTCGACCGCAGTGCAACGGAGTGGAGAAATCTTTAATTATTTATACTGAACGTGCATCCGTGTCATTTTGACCGCAGTGCAACGGAGTGGAGAAATCTTTAATTATTTATACTGAACGTGCATCCGTGTCATTTCGACCGCAGTGTAACGGAGTGGAGAAATCTCAGAAAAAACATATATTTGAAATAAATACCTTACGATGTATAAGACACTTGGAACACACAATTACTACGTCTATATCCTTACAAACAAAATAAAAACAGTCCTTTATATTGGCTTTACAAACAATATGAAGGAACGATTATACTATCATCAACATCCTGAAGCATTTTGCAAGGCTTTTACAACAAAATATAAATGCTATAACCTTGTGTATTGGGAACATTACCAGGATGTTGATATCGCAATTGATAGGGAAACACAGCTAAAAAAATGGAGCCGGAAGAAAAAGGATGCACTCATTACCGCCTTCAATCCGGAGTGGAAATTTCTCAATGATGAAATTTGAATTTTGAGATTTCTCCACTCCGCTGCGCTGCGGTCGAAATGACACGGAATTAGCGCTACACGACTGAAAACTGTGACTGCGACTGAAAACTACTAATTCACCAACCCCAGCACTTCACTCGTATGTTCCCGCATGGCTTTAAGGATTTGCGGGTTCTCATTAAGGGACTGCCCGTGGGACGGGATCATCTCACGAAGCTTATCCTGCCATTCAGCGCTTTGCATCTGCTCCGGGAAGCAGCGCTCAATAACATCGAGCATGATAGAAACCGCTGTTGATGCTCCCGGGGAAGCACCTAGTAATACGGCCAGTGAGCCATCGGCGCTGTTGATGACCTCGGTACCGAATTCCAGCTTGCCGCCTTCTTTTTCATCTTTCTTGATCACCTGCACGCGCTGCCCTGCCGTTTCCAGTTCCCAGTCTTCCATCTTTGCTTCAGGAAGGTATTCTTTCAGGGCTTCAAGGCGGTCTTCGCGGCTTTGGGTAACCTGTTCAATGAGGTATTTCGTCAGCGGGATATTATGGAAACCAGCAGAAAGCATCGGACCTATATTATTGAATTGTATTGAAAGCGGCAGGTCGAAGTATGAACCGTTCTTCAGAAATTTAGTGCTAAAGCCCGCATAGGGTCCGAACAACAATTCTTTCTTCCCGTTGATCATACGGGTATCGATATGCGGCACCGACATTGGCGGCGCACCTACCGAAGCTTTGCCATATACTTTCGCATTGTGTTTTGCTATCACCTCCGGGTTGTTGCATTTTAGCCATTGCCCGCTCACAGGAAAGCCGCCAAAACCTTCGCCTTCCGGGATATTGGCTTTTTCGAGAAGGTGCAGTGAGCCGCCTCCCGCGCCGATAAAGACGAATTTGGCATAAGGCCTTGTCTTTTCACCGGTTTGCAGGTCTTTTATCTTAAGCTTCCATTTGGGTGCTTTTGCCGAACGGCGGATACCTTTCACTTCGTGCTCAAAAAACAGGTTTATGCCTTCCTGCTTTTCGAGCCAAACGAACATATCTCGGGTCAGTTCGCCAAAGTTCACATCGGTGCCTATCTTCATGCGCGTGGCAGCCACAGGCTCATTGCCTTCACGGCCTTCCATGATTAGCGGCGCCCATTCGGCGATCACTGCGGGGTCTTCGGTATATTCCATCCCCTGGAAAAGCGGGAATTTTTGAAGCGCATCATAGCGTTTTTTCAGGTAGGCCACGTTCTCTGCGCCCCACACAAAACTCATGTGCGGAATACTTTTTACAAATTCTTCGGGATTTGAGATCAGGCCTCTTTCGACCAGATGTGCCCAGAATTGTTTTGAAGCTTCGAACGATTCGGCGATCTTCACCGCTTTGGAGGTGTCGATGCTGCCATCGGGAAGCTCGGGCGTATAGTTGAGCTCGCAGAAAGCCGAGTGGCCTGTACCCGCGTTGTTCCACGCATCGCTGCTTTCGGCGGCAGCCACATCAAGCCTTTCGTAAATGTTTATTGTAATTTCAGGCATCAGCTCTTTCAGGAACATGCCAAGGGTAGCGCTCATGATTCCGGCGCCTATAAGAACCACATCGGGTTCATTTTGTATGATTGCAGACATTGTGTAAATTTGAATATGCAAATTTACCTCCAAAGAGTCTAAATATTATCTTAATATACGCAGTTGCAGGCCTAAAGCACCATTTTTACCGAATTTGAAGGAATTACAGGAATTTTTTTCGCGATAGGTAATCCTGTAATAAGATCGTTGCCGAAATTTCATCAATCAGGGCTTTATTCTGACGCTGCTTCTTTTTAAGGCCACTGTCAATCATCGTCTGGAAGGCCATTTTACTTGTGAAGCGCTCGTCTACCTGTTCCAGCGGCATATCTGGGAACTGCTCTTTAAATTTTACGATAAAAGCTTCGATAATAGGCGCGCTTTCGGATGGCTGGCCGTTCATCTGTTTTGGCTCGCCAATAAGTACGCGCTCTACTTTTTCTTTTGCAAAATAATTACGCAGGAAATCGATAGCCGTAGCCGACTCAATAGTGGTAAGTCCAGAGGCTATCATTTGCATCTCATCGGTTACTGCTATTCCGGTGCGTTTAAGTCCGTGATCTATGGCGAGGATCCTCATTTC
Above is a genomic segment from Flavobacterium album containing:
- the ruvX gene encoding Holliday junction resolvase RuvX, which encodes MRILAIDHGLKRTGIAVTDEMQMIASGLTTIESATAIDFLRNYFAKEKVERVLIGEPKQMNGQPSESAPIIEAFIVKFKEQFPDMPLEQVDERFTSKMAFQTMIDSGLKKKQRQNKALIDEISATILLQDYLSRKKFL
- a CDS encoding malate:quinone oxidoreductase; the encoded protein is MSAIIQNEPDVVLIGAGIMSATLGMFLKELMPEITINIYERLDVAAAESSDAWNNAGTGHSAFCELNYTPELPDGSIDTSKAVKIAESFEASKQFWAHLVERGLISNPEEFVKSIPHMSFVWGAENVAYLKKRYDALQKFPLFQGMEYTEDPAVIAEWAPLIMEGREGNEPVAATRMKIGTDVNFGELTRDMFVWLEKQEGINLFFEHEVKGIRRSAKAPKWKLKIKDLQTGEKTRPYAKFVFIGAGGGSLHLLEKANIPEGEGFGGFPVSGQWLKCNNPEVIAKHNAKVYGKASVGAPPMSVPHIDTRMINGKKELLFGPYAGFSTKFLKNGSYFDLPLSIQFNNIGPMLSAGFHNIPLTKYLIEQVTQSREDRLEALKEYLPEAKMEDWELETAGQRVQVIKKDEKEGGKLEFGTEVINSADGSLAVLLGASPGASTAVSIMLDVIERCFPEQMQSAEWQDKLREMIPSHGQSLNENPQILKAMREHTSEVLGLVN
- a CDS encoding FUSC family protein; its protein translation is MIEKIRQFADSTNFTKAVIVTVAAVLPVLILAQFGHFETGFTIAIGAFLTYPSDIPSNLLHRTKGLLTASVIVAGCMLAVNTLHPWPWLFYPVVIALVFFLSMISVYGQRATMVSFSGLLALALGSGHIHTGWDIVTYVGLVLAGGLFYTFISVTFNYLSPHRYTELEVAECMKLTSKYMKLRGDLWNADADRAAIVEKQLHLQVEINTTHENLREILLRNRSNAGHSNRSRKMLLVFISLMEILELALSTSFDHSKLHQKFSAHPQVLDTYQNLAYNLASTLKRISKSIFNRKKYLPKHQLLRDVEALEQAITDYEALLGKEAASEGVWMLSNMLHYAEKQLERIKIIERAFTNKIDFKDLKGRDKDLEKFLAPEYYPWHTLRENLSFSSTIFRHSLRLTLTVAIGFIIGIIFELENVYWILLTIVVIMRPGYGLTKQRSFQRIIGTVTGGVIAFAFLSVVHHNIIIGTLAIVCMILGFAFTAINYRIGATFVTIYVVFVYALLNPNFADVIQYRIVDTAVGALLAFMANYFLWPTWEFINLPGFIKKSIEANRNYLEEISVYYNHKGNVTTSYRLARKSAFIELGNLMSSYQRMAQEPKSKQKQQQQVYKLAVLNHTLLSSLASLGTYIQSHKTYKASEAFNVVVNTVIRNLDHAIALLAMETQAGEAQQSQNEELAMRFTELKNIRARELREEHLTEEEEFRLKMEEAHLVIEQLVWLNSLSEKIVKAARQLELVK
- a CDS encoding GIY-YIG nuclease family protein yields the protein MYKTLGTHNYYVYILTNKIKTVLYIGFTNNMKERLYYHQHPEAFCKAFTTKYKCYNLVYWEHYQDVDIAIDRETQLKKWSRKKKDALITAFNPEWKFLNDEI